Proteins co-encoded in one Thamnophis elegans isolate rThaEle1 chromosome 1, rThaEle1.pri, whole genome shotgun sequence genomic window:
- the NOP58 gene encoding nucleolar protein 58, with amino-acid sequence MLVLFETAAGYAIFKVIDEKKLQEIDNLWKEFETPEKANKVVKLKHFEKFQDTTEALAASTALVEGKISKNLKKILKKIVAKDAHEQLAVADAKLGGVIKEKLNLSCIHSPMVTELMRGIRTQIEGLISGLPSREMAAMCLGLAHSLSRYKLKFSPDKVDTMIIQAISLLDDLDKELNNYIMRCREWYGWHFPELGKIITDNLAYCKCVQKIGDRINFSSSDLSEILPEEVEEEVKAAAEISMGTEVSEEDISNIQHLCDQVIEISDYRATLYDYLKNRMMAIAPNLTIMVGELVGARLIAHAGSLLNLAKHPASTVQILGAEKALFRALKTKRDTPKFGLIYHASLVGQTTAKNKGKISRMLAAKTALTIRYDALGESTSAEMGAENRLKVETRLRHLEEKGIRRISGTGKAVARADKYQHKSEVKVYDPSGESTLPLVPKKRKEREENEEQAVPQKAKKAKMEIKEEEQEEDEQVEQEEEPVKEKKKKKKKQKTQEMSFCVEDSAEEPSTSMVVENTEKKKRKRRKLKKSQKIKNKEFPWRVWLNVWTSGTLIFEFFLTIKIKKLYIFLQCFVFKADLSFHIALLNGHSFASVLL; translated from the exons ATGCTGGTTTTGTTCGAGACGGCGGCTGGGTACGCCATCTTCAAG GTTATAGATGAGAAAAAGCTTCAAGAAATTGATAACTTATGGAAAGAGTTTGAAACACCTGAAAAAGCTAATAAAGT CGTAAAACTGAAACACTTTGAGAAGTTTCAAGACACAACAGAAGCTCTTGCAG CATCCACAGCATTGGTAGAAGGAAAAATCagcaaaaatttaaagaaaatcttAAAGAAAATAGTAGCCAAAGATGCCCATGAACAGTTAGCTGTAGCAGATGCCAAACTGGGAGGTGTAATCAAG GAGAAACTGAACTTAAGTTGCATCCATAGTCCAATGGTTACTGAGCTGATGAGGGGCATTCGCACTCAGATAGAAGGACTTATCAGTGGCCTTCCATCCCGGGAGATGGCAGCGATGTGTTTAGGATTGGCACACAG CCTCTCACGATATAAATTGAAATTCAGCCCAGACAAAGTTGATACAATGATTATCCAAGCAATAT CTCTTCTTGATGACTTGGACAAAGAATTGAATAACTACATTATGCGTTGTAGAGAATGGTATGGATGGCATTTTCCTGAACTGGGCAAGATTATCACAGATAATCTAGCATACTGTAAATGTGTACAAAAAATTG GAGACAGAATAAACTTTTCCTCTTCTGATCTGTCTGAGATCCTTCcggaggaggtggaagaagaaGTGAAAGCAGCTGCAGAGATCTCCATGGGGACTGAAGTCTCGGAAGAAGATATAAGCAATATACAGCATCTTTGTGATCAG gtTATTGAGATCTCTGACTATCGAGCAACGCTATATGACTATCTGAAAAACAGAATGATGGCTATTGCACCTAACCTCACTATTATGGTGGGAGAACTAGTAGGAGCGAGGCTTATTGCCCATGCTG GTTCCCTGCTGAATCTAGCGAAGCATCCAGCGTCAACAGTTCAGATTCTGGGAGCTGAGAAAGCACTTTTTAGAGCACTGAAGACCAAGCGTGACACTCCAAAGTTTGGTCTGATTTATCACGCTTCCCTTGTAGGACAAACAACagctaaaaataaaggaaag aTTTCACGTATGCTAGCAGCCAAAACAGCTTTGACTATTCGTTATGATGCCCTTGGAGAGAGCACAAGCGCTGAGATGGGAGCTGAGAACAGATTGAAAGTAGAAACAAGATTGCGGCACCTGGAAGAGAAAGGA ATAAGACGAATAAGTGGTACTGGAAAAGCTGTGGCCCGTGCAGACAAATATCAGCACAAAAG CGAAGTGAAGGTCTACGATCCTTCTGGGGAATCTACGCTCCCTCTGGTCCCAAAGAAGCGCAAGGAACGGGAAGAGAATGAAGAACAGGCAGTTCCACAAAAGGCAAAGAAGGCTAAAATGGAAATCAAAG aagaggaacaggaagaGGATGAACAAGTTGAACAAGAGGAGGAACCtgtgaaagagaagaagaagaaaaagaaaaaacagaaaactcAAGAAATGTCTTTTTGCGTAGAAGACAGCGCAGAGGAGCCATCGACCAGTATGGTGGTGGAG aatacagaaaagaagaaaagaaaaagaagaaaattaaagaagagcCAGAAAATTAAGAACAAGGAGTTTCCTTGGAGGGTTTGGCTCAACGTTTGGACTTCAGGGACATTAATTTTTGAATTTTTTCTAACAATTAAGATTAAGAAACTGtatattttccttcaatgttttgtttttaaagctgATCTTAGTTTTCACATTGCCCTGTTAAATGGTCATAGTTTTGCTTCAGTACTACTATAA